In Rattus norvegicus strain BN/NHsdMcwi chromosome 1, GRCr8, whole genome shotgun sequence, a genomic segment contains:
- the Mob2 gene encoding MOB kinase activator 2, protein MDWLMGKSKAKPNGKKPAAEEKKVYLEPEHTKSRITDFEFKELVVLPREIDLNEWLASNTTTFFHHINLQYSTISEFCTGETCQTMAVCNTQYYWYDERGKKVKCTAPQYVDFVMSSVQKLVTDEDVFPTKYGREFPSSFESLVKKICKYLFHVLGHIYWAHFKETLALELHGHLNTLYVHFILFAREFNLLDPKETAVMDDLTEVLCSSPGNSGATGDGASSGASGAQNHVKER, encoded by the exons GAAGTCTAAAGCAAAGCCAAACGGCAAGAAACCTGCTGCAGAGGAGAAGAAGGTGTACCTGGAGCCGGAGCACACCAAGTCCAGGATCACTGACTTTGAATTCAAGGAGCTGGTAGTGCTGCCCCGGGAGATCGACCTCAACGAGTGGCTGGCCAGCAACA CAACAACATTTTTTCACCACATCAACCTGCAGTATAGCACAATCTCAGAATTTTGCACAGGAGAGACGTGTCAGACAATGGCTGTGTGCAACAC ACAATACTACTGGTATGACGAGCGGGGGAAGAAGGTCAAGTGCACTGCCCCCCAGTATGTTGACTTTGTCATGAGCTCTGTGCAGAAGCTGGTAACTGATGAAGATGTGTTCCCCACAAAATACG GCAGAGAATTCCCCAGCTCCTTCGAGTCTTTGGTGAAGAAGATCTGCAAGTATCTGTTTCACGTGTTGGGCCACATCTACTGGGCCCACTTCAAGGAGACCCTGGCCCTTGAGCTGCATGGACACTTGAACACACTGTACGTGCATTTCATCCTCTTTGCCAGAGAGTTCAACCTGCTTGACCCCAAAGAAACCGCTGTCATGGACGACCTCACTGAGGTGCTGTGCAGCAGCCCGGGTAACAGTGGTGCCACTGGGGATGGGGCCAGCAGTGGAGCTTCCGGAGCACAGAACCACGTGAAGGAGAGATGA
- the Mob2 gene encoding MOB kinase activator 2 isoform X4 has product MAVCNTQYYWYDERGKKVKCTAPQYVDFVMSSVQKLVTDEDVFPTKYGREFPSSFESLVKKICKYLFHVLGHIYWAHFKETLALELHGHLNTLYVHFILFAREFNLLDPKETAVMDDLTEVLCSSPGNSGATGDGASSGASGAQNHVKER; this is encoded by the exons ATGGCTGTGTGCAACAC ACAATACTACTGGTATGACGAGCGGGGGAAGAAGGTCAAGTGCACTGCCCCCCAGTATGTTGACTTTGTCATGAGCTCTGTGCAGAAGCTGGTAACTGATGAAGATGTGTTCCCCACAAAATACG GCAGAGAATTCCCCAGCTCCTTCGAGTCTTTGGTGAAGAAGATCTGCAAGTATCTGTTTCACGTGTTGGGCCACATCTACTGGGCCCACTTCAAGGAGACCCTGGCCCTTGAGCTGCATGGACACTTGAACACACTGTACGTGCATTTCATCCTCTTTGCCAGAGAGTTCAACCTGCTTGACCCCAAAGAAACCGCTGTCATGGACGACCTCACTGAGGTGCTGTGCAGCAGCCCGGGTAACAGTGGTGCCACTGGGGATGGGGCCAGCAGTGGAGCTTCCGGAGCACAGAACCACGTGAAGGAGAGATGA
- the Mob2 gene encoding MOB kinase activator 2 isoform X3, with amino-acid sequence MVGEHCSLPSERTLLSHPPKTGFRCKMVLQAVSKVLRKSKAKPNGKKPAAEEKKVYLEPEHTKSRITDFEFKELVVLPREIDLNEWLASNTTTFFHHINLQYSTISEFCTGETCQTMAVCNTQYYWYDERGKKVKCTAPQYVDFVMSSVQKLVTDEDVFPTKYENSPAPSSLW; translated from the exons ATGGTTGGAGAGCACTGCAGTCTCCCTTCAGAGCGGACTCTGCTCAGCCATCCTCCCAAAACTGGATTTCGGTGTAAAATGGTGCTTCAGGCTGTCAGCAAAGTGCTCAG GAAGTCTAAAGCAAAGCCAAACGGCAAGAAACCTGCTGCAGAGGAGAAGAAGGTGTACCTGGAGCCGGAGCACACCAAGTCCAGGATCACTGACTTTGAATTCAAGGAGCTGGTAGTGCTGCCCCGGGAGATCGACCTCAACGAGTGGCTGGCCAGCAACA CAACAACATTTTTTCACCACATCAACCTGCAGTATAGCACAATCTCAGAATTTTGCACAGGAGAGACGTGTCAGACAATGGCTGTGTGCAACAC ACAATACTACTGGTATGACGAGCGGGGGAAGAAGGTCAAGTGCACTGCCCCCCAGTATGTTGACTTTGTCATGAGCTCTGTGCAGAAGCTGGTAACTGATGAAGATGTGTTCCCCACAAAATACG AGAATTCCCCAGCTCCTTCGAGTCTTTGGTGA
- the Mob2 gene encoding MOB kinase activator 2 isoform X2, producing the protein MLVGKSKAKPNGKKPAAEEKKVYLEPEHTKSRITDFEFKELVVLPREIDLNEWLASNTTTFFHHINLQYSTISEFCTGETCQTMAVCNTQYYWYDERGKKVKCTAPQYVDFVMSSVQKLVTDEDVFPTKYGREFPSSFESLVKKICKYLFHVLGHIYWAHFKETLALELHGHLNTLYVHFILFAREFNLLDPKETAVMDDLTEVLCSSPGNSGATGDGASSGASGAQNHVKER; encoded by the exons ATGTTGGTTGG GAAGTCTAAAGCAAAGCCAAACGGCAAGAAACCTGCTGCAGAGGAGAAGAAGGTGTACCTGGAGCCGGAGCACACCAAGTCCAGGATCACTGACTTTGAATTCAAGGAGCTGGTAGTGCTGCCCCGGGAGATCGACCTCAACGAGTGGCTGGCCAGCAACA CAACAACATTTTTTCACCACATCAACCTGCAGTATAGCACAATCTCAGAATTTTGCACAGGAGAGACGTGTCAGACAATGGCTGTGTGCAACAC ACAATACTACTGGTATGACGAGCGGGGGAAGAAGGTCAAGTGCACTGCCCCCCAGTATGTTGACTTTGTCATGAGCTCTGTGCAGAAGCTGGTAACTGATGAAGATGTGTTCCCCACAAAATACG GCAGAGAATTCCCCAGCTCCTTCGAGTCTTTGGTGAAGAAGATCTGCAAGTATCTGTTTCACGTGTTGGGCCACATCTACTGGGCCCACTTCAAGGAGACCCTGGCCCTTGAGCTGCATGGACACTTGAACACACTGTACGTGCATTTCATCCTCTTTGCCAGAGAGTTCAACCTGCTTGACCCCAAAGAAACCGCTGTCATGGACGACCTCACTGAGGTGCTGTGCAGCAGCCCGGGTAACAGTGGTGCCACTGGGGATGGGGCCAGCAGTGGAGCTTCCGGAGCACAGAACCACGTGAAGGAGAGATGA
- the Mob2 gene encoding MOB kinase activator 2 isoform X1, with amino-acid sequence MVGEHCSLPSERTLLSHPPKTGFRCKMVLQAVSKVLRKSKAKPNGKKPAAEEKKVYLEPEHTKSRITDFEFKELVVLPREIDLNEWLASNTTTFFHHINLQYSTISEFCTGETCQTMAVCNTQYYWYDERGKKVKCTAPQYVDFVMSSVQKLVTDEDVFPTKYGREFPSSFESLVKKICKYLFHVLGHIYWAHFKETLALELHGHLNTLYVHFILFAREFNLLDPKETAVMDDLTEVLCSSPGNSGATGDGASSGASGAQNHVKER; translated from the exons ATGGTTGGAGAGCACTGCAGTCTCCCTTCAGAGCGGACTCTGCTCAGCCATCCTCCCAAAACTGGATTTCGGTGTAAAATGGTGCTTCAGGCTGTCAGCAAAGTGCTCAG GAAGTCTAAAGCAAAGCCAAACGGCAAGAAACCTGCTGCAGAGGAGAAGAAGGTGTACCTGGAGCCGGAGCACACCAAGTCCAGGATCACTGACTTTGAATTCAAGGAGCTGGTAGTGCTGCCCCGGGAGATCGACCTCAACGAGTGGCTGGCCAGCAACA CAACAACATTTTTTCACCACATCAACCTGCAGTATAGCACAATCTCAGAATTTTGCACAGGAGAGACGTGTCAGACAATGGCTGTGTGCAACAC ACAATACTACTGGTATGACGAGCGGGGGAAGAAGGTCAAGTGCACTGCCCCCCAGTATGTTGACTTTGTCATGAGCTCTGTGCAGAAGCTGGTAACTGATGAAGATGTGTTCCCCACAAAATACG GCAGAGAATTCCCCAGCTCCTTCGAGTCTTTGGTGAAGAAGATCTGCAAGTATCTGTTTCACGTGTTGGGCCACATCTACTGGGCCCACTTCAAGGAGACCCTGGCCCTTGAGCTGCATGGACACTTGAACACACTGTACGTGCATTTCATCCTCTTTGCCAGAGAGTTCAACCTGCTTGACCCCAAAGAAACCGCTGTCATGGACGACCTCACTGAGGTGCTGTGCAGCAGCCCGGGTAACAGTGGTGCCACTGGGGATGGGGCCAGCAGTGGAGCTTCCGGAGCACAGAACCACGTGAAGGAGAGATGA
- the Mob2 gene encoding MOB kinase activator 2 isoform X5, with amino-acid sequence MDWLMGKSKAKPNGKKPAAEEKKVYLEPEHTKSRITDFEFKELVVLPREIDLNEWLASNTTTFFHHINLQYSTISEFCTGETCQTMAVCNTQYYWYDERGKKVKCTAPQYVDFVMSSVQKLVTDEDVFPTKYENSPAPSSLW; translated from the exons GAAGTCTAAAGCAAAGCCAAACGGCAAGAAACCTGCTGCAGAGGAGAAGAAGGTGTACCTGGAGCCGGAGCACACCAAGTCCAGGATCACTGACTTTGAATTCAAGGAGCTGGTAGTGCTGCCCCGGGAGATCGACCTCAACGAGTGGCTGGCCAGCAACA CAACAACATTTTTTCACCACATCAACCTGCAGTATAGCACAATCTCAGAATTTTGCACAGGAGAGACGTGTCAGACAATGGCTGTGTGCAACAC ACAATACTACTGGTATGACGAGCGGGGGAAGAAGGTCAAGTGCACTGCCCCCCAGTATGTTGACTTTGTCATGAGCTCTGTGCAGAAGCTGGTAACTGATGAAGATGTGTTCCCCACAAAATACG AGAATTCCCCAGCTCCTTCGAGTCTTTGGTGA